In Anaerobacillus isosaccharinicus, one genomic interval encodes:
- the guaA gene encoding glutamine-hydrolyzing GMP synthase — MENINEKIIVLDFGGQYNQLIARRIRDLGVFSELHPNTLTAAELKEMNPKGIIFSGGPNSAYVEGAPKCDEEIFELGIPILGICYGMQLMSHHFGGKVEAANHREYGKAMIKVENATKLYDGLPSEQSVWMSHGDLVVTPPTGFVVDVTSPSCPVAAMSDVSRKLYGVQFHPEVRHSEYGIQLLENFVYKICECEGNWSMENFIEIEIAKVKELVGDRKVLCALSGGVDSSVVAVLIHKAIGDQLTCMFIDHGLLRKDEAEGVMKTFSEGFNMNVIKIDAQERFLSKLKGVSDPEQKRKIIGNEFIYLFQEEATKLEGMDFLAQGTLYTDIVESGTATAQTIKSHHNVGGLPEDMTFTLIEPLNTLFKDEVRKVGSELGIPDEIVWRQPFPGPGLGIRVLGEITEEKLEIVRESDAILRDEIKKAGLEREIWQYFTALPDMRSVGVMGDARTYDYTVGIRAVTSIDGMTSDWARIPYDILEKISVRIVNEVKNVNRVVYDITSKPPATIEWE; from the coding sequence ATGGAAAATATTAATGAAAAGATTATCGTTTTAGATTTTGGTGGTCAGTATAACCAGTTGATTGCTCGTAGAATTCGCGATCTTGGTGTTTTTAGTGAACTACATCCAAATACATTAACGGCTGCAGAGTTAAAAGAGATGAATCCTAAAGGAATTATTTTTTCTGGTGGTCCAAATAGTGCTTATGTTGAAGGTGCTCCAAAATGTGATGAGGAGATTTTTGAGTTAGGTATTCCTATTTTAGGTATTTGTTATGGTATGCAATTAATGTCTCACCATTTCGGTGGCAAGGTTGAAGCCGCTAATCATCGCGAATATGGCAAAGCGATGATTAAGGTTGAAAACGCAACGAAATTATATGATGGTTTACCATCAGAGCAATCTGTTTGGATGAGTCATGGTGACTTAGTAGTTACCCCGCCAACCGGTTTTGTTGTCGATGTAACAAGTCCTTCATGTCCGGTTGCAGCAATGAGTGACGTTTCTCGCAAACTTTACGGTGTGCAATTTCACCCTGAAGTTCGCCACTCAGAGTACGGAATTCAATTATTAGAAAACTTCGTTTATAAAATTTGTGAGTGCGAAGGTAACTGGTCAATGGAAAACTTCATTGAAATTGAAATCGCAAAAGTAAAAGAACTTGTTGGAGATCGTAAAGTTCTTTGTGCTTTAAGTGGTGGGGTGGATTCTTCAGTAGTTGCTGTTTTAATTCATAAAGCGATTGGTGACCAATTAACTTGTATGTTTATTGACCATGGATTATTGAGAAAAGACGAAGCTGAAGGAGTTATGAAAACTTTCTCTGAAGGATTTAACATGAACGTCATTAAAATTGATGCCCAAGAACGTTTCTTAAGTAAGTTAAAAGGTGTATCTGACCCTGAACAAAAAAGAAAAATCATTGGAAATGAATTTATTTACTTGTTCCAAGAAGAGGCTACTAAGTTAGAAGGAATGGATTTCTTAGCGCAAGGTACCCTTTATACAGATATCGTTGAGAGTGGAACAGCTACAGCGCAGACGATTAAGTCGCACCATAACGTTGGTGGTTTACCTGAAGATATGACGTTTACTTTAATTGAGCCTCTTAACACGTTATTTAAAGATGAGGTAAGAAAAGTAGGTTCAGAATTAGGAATTCCTGATGAAATCGTATGGCGTCAACCTTTCCCAGGTCCAGGGTTAGGTATTCGTGTTTTAGGAGAAATCACAGAAGAGAAATTAGAGATTGTTCGTGAAAGTGATGCGATCCTTCGTGATGAAATTAAAAAAGCTGGACTTGAGCGTGAAATTTGGCAATACTTCACGGCTCTTCCTGACATGCGTAGTGTTGGTGTTATGGGAGATGCAAGAACGTATGATTACACAGTTGGGATCCGTGCTGTAACGTCAATTGACGGAATGACTTCGGATTGGGCAAGAATTCCTTATGATATCTTAGAAAAAATCTCAGTTAGAATTGTTAATGAAGTAAAAAATGTAAACAGAGTAGTTTATGATATTACGTCCAAACCACCAGCGACAATCGAGTGGGAATAA
- a CDS encoding NCS2 family permease — MDRYFGFKEHGTSYRQETVAGITTFLAMAYILFVNPLILSDAGMDSGAVFTATALAAAIGTLIMGVLAKYPIALAPGMGLNAFFAYGVVLGMGIPWETALFGVFISGLIFILITVTKIRETIINAIPAELKYAAAAGIGLFIAFIGLKNAGIIIPDPAQATIVALGHITSGAPLLAVFGVVITVIFMVRGYKGGIFYGMLITAVVGIATGIAPMPSGIIGAIPSLEPTFLELFRIDFSEVFTVGLLVVILTFLFVDFFDTAGTLYAVANQAGFVKDNKLPRADKALLADSSATSIGAILGTSTTTAYIESSAGVAAGGRTGFTSVVTAVMFVLALFFSPLLVTFMNAPSVTAPALIIVGILMASSLSLIDWKKFEIAVPAFLTVLAMPLTFSIATGIAMGFIMYPITMVAKGRAKEVHPIMYVLFFVFIAYFVYLVE, encoded by the coding sequence ATGGATCGTTATTTTGGTTTTAAAGAGCATGGTACTTCGTATCGTCAAGAGACTGTCGCTGGTATAACAACGTTTCTAGCAATGGCTTATATTTTATTTGTAAATCCGTTAATCTTAAGTGATGCTGGTATGGATAGTGGAGCTGTTTTTACAGCTACTGCGTTAGCTGCTGCAATTGGGACGTTAATTATGGGTGTTCTTGCAAAATATCCAATCGCCTTAGCGCCAGGTATGGGACTTAATGCATTCTTTGCTTACGGTGTTGTTCTAGGTATGGGTATTCCGTGGGAAACTGCGTTATTCGGTGTATTTATTTCGGGTCTTATCTTTATTCTTATTACTGTAACAAAAATTCGTGAAACAATTATTAATGCAATTCCTGCAGAATTAAAGTATGCAGCGGCAGCGGGTATTGGTTTATTTATTGCTTTTATTGGTTTGAAAAATGCAGGGATTATCATTCCTGATCCTGCTCAAGCTACAATAGTAGCATTAGGACATATTACTTCTGGAGCTCCTTTACTAGCGGTATTTGGTGTAGTTATTACTGTTATTTTTATGGTTCGTGGCTATAAAGGTGGCATCTTCTACGGAATGTTGATCACTGCTGTTGTTGGAATTGCTACAGGTATTGCTCCAATGCCAAGTGGAATTATTGGTGCAATTCCAAGTTTAGAGCCGACATTTTTAGAATTGTTTAGAATTGATTTTTCAGAAGTATTTACTGTTGGTTTATTAGTAGTTATCTTAACCTTCTTATTCGTAGATTTCTTTGATACAGCAGGGACTTTATACGCTGTAGCTAATCAAGCGGGTTTTGTTAAAGACAACAAATTACCACGTGCTGACAAAGCGTTATTGGCGGACTCTTCAGCTACTTCTATCGGAGCGATTTTAGGTACATCTACAACAACTGCCTATATTGAGTCTTCTGCGGGGGTTGCTGCAGGTGGTAGAACTGGATTCACTTCAGTGGTAACAGCGGTTATGTTTGTACTTGCGTTATTTTTCTCACCGTTGTTAGTAACATTCATGAATGCACCTTCTGTTACTGCGCCGGCTTTAATTATTGTCGGAATATTGATGGCATCTTCATTGAGTTTAATTGATTGGAAAAAATTCGAAATTGCTGTACCGGCATTTTTGACTGTTCTTGCAATGCCATTAACATTTAGTATCGCAACGGGTATTGCAATGGGCTTTATCATGTACCCAATTACAATGGTAGCAAAAGGTAGAGCTAAAGAAGTTCATCCGATTATGTACGTATTATTCTTTGTCTTTATTGCGTACTTTGTTTATTTAGTTGAATAG
- a CDS encoding polysaccharide deacetylase family protein, which translates to MIKNITYLSRFMIIFVFILLTISTTVEANESQLPQAPIFIDGEPFTTKYMMRDGHLLVPAIFLKNTGAYVDWNEQYSSVVFRVKDTMFALPVGKEHSDDFIKDTNTWERMALPIKTIEFNNEVFIPLVDVARKLGMGVRYDVKLARTFITSNINIKPNTIIKGERTEKLVALTFDDGPESFYTPQILDILKEKGVPATFFVMGKQIEAFPEEMKRIVNENHGIGNHTWNHPNLRRVWTATVREEILATQKEMERVVGRKPDIFRPPFGSISKSDIAVLNELGMRNIMWSVDTLDWSGLTGDEILEIVHRDITPGGIILQHNFQSNARLLDGTVEALPKIIDELRAKGYKFVTVQTLLAN; encoded by the coding sequence ATGATAAAAAATATTACATACTTATCTAGATTTATGATCATTTTTGTATTTATCTTATTAACCATTTCAACTACTGTTGAAGCAAACGAATCCCAATTACCTCAAGCACCTATTTTTATTGATGGTGAGCCGTTTACTACGAAATATATGATGAGAGATGGTCACCTGCTAGTACCTGCTATTTTCTTAAAAAATACTGGCGCTTATGTCGATTGGAATGAACAGTACAGTTCCGTCGTCTTTCGTGTAAAAGATACGATGTTTGCATTACCAGTAGGGAAAGAACACTCCGATGATTTTATAAAAGATACAAATACTTGGGAAAGAATGGCTTTACCAATAAAAACAATTGAATTCAACAATGAGGTTTTTATACCTTTAGTTGACGTAGCTAGAAAATTAGGGATGGGTGTGCGCTATGATGTCAAATTAGCCCGAACATTTATTACAAGTAATATCAACATAAAACCTAATACAATAATTAAAGGTGAAAGAACTGAAAAACTTGTTGCGTTAACTTTCGATGATGGACCTGAAAGCTTCTACACTCCACAAATCCTCGATATTTTAAAGGAAAAAGGGGTTCCTGCTACTTTTTTTGTCATGGGTAAACAAATAGAAGCTTTTCCTGAAGAGATGAAACGAATTGTAAATGAAAATCACGGTATCGGAAACCATACATGGAACCATCCAAACCTTAGACGTGTTTGGACTGCCACTGTTAGAGAAGAAATATTGGCTACACAAAAAGAAATGGAAAGAGTAGTTGGGAGAAAGCCTGACATATTTCGCCCTCCATTTGGATCGATTAGCAAATCAGATATTGCGGTTTTGAATGAGCTTGGTATGAGAAATATTATGTGGTCTGTTGACACGCTTGATTGGAGCGGCTTAACAGGAGATGAAATTCTAGAGATTGTCCATCGCGACATTACTCCAGGTGGGATTATTCTTCAACATAACTTCCAATCAAACGCCCGTCTGTTAGATGGAACTGTAGAAGCACTTCCGAAGATAATTGATGAACTCCGGGCCAAAGGGTACAAGTTTGTTACGGTACAAACGCTTTTAGCAAATTAG
- a CDS encoding DUF2179 domain-containing protein produces MIMIILAINIVYVTLFTIRMIFTLKGQRYFAAITSIVEVIIYIIGLGLVLDNLDRVENLIAYAIGYSIGVLVGMKIEEKLALGYITVNVITKEYEPDIPNALRDKGFGVTNWVAHGREGERLMMEILTSRKSEHSLYKTIKELDPKAFIISHEPKTFYGGFWVKGIRR; encoded by the coding sequence ATGATTATGATCATTCTAGCCATTAACATTGTTTACGTGACGTTGTTTACGATACGAATGATTTTTACTTTAAAGGGTCAACGTTATTTTGCAGCTATAACAAGTATCGTTGAGGTAATCATATATATAATTGGTTTGGGGCTAGTGTTAGATAATCTTGACCGTGTTGAAAATTTAATTGCTTATGCCATTGGTTATTCCATTGGAGTATTGGTCGGCATGAAAATTGAAGAAAAACTAGCTTTAGGGTATATTACTGTAAATGTTATTACAAAAGAGTATGAACCAGATATCCCTAATGCTCTTAGAGATAAAGGTTTTGGTGTAACTAATTGGGTTGCTCATGGTCGAGAAGGTGAACGCTTAATGATGGAAATCCTTACTTCTCGAAAATCGGAACATTCTTTATATAAAACAATCAAAGAGCTAGACCCTAAAGCATTCATTATCTCCCATGAACCAAAAACTTTTTATGGTGGTTTCTGGGTAAAAGGAATTCGGAGGTAA
- a CDS encoding NETI motif-containing protein, whose amino-acid sequence MEKKQKKKKFAVEEGESISQCLDRMALEGYIPTRRMEEPIFHEVKANGKLETVVKEQKIVFEGKLID is encoded by the coding sequence TTGGAAAAGAAACAAAAAAAGAAAAAGTTCGCTGTTGAAGAGGGGGAGTCTATCTCTCAGTGCCTTGATCGGATGGCATTGGAAGGATATATACCGACAAGACGCATGGAAGAACCTATTTTTCATGAAGTGAAAGCCAATGGAAAGCTTGAAACAGTTGTAAAAGAACAGAAAATAGTCTTTGAAGGAAAATTAATCGACTAA
- the purE gene encoding 5-(carboxyamino)imidazole ribonucleotide mutase translates to MSKPLVGIIMGSTSDWETMSHACSILDELNVPYEKRVVSAHRTPDLMFSYAETAKERGLKVIIAGAGGAAHLPGMVAAKTILPVIGVPVQSKALNGLDSLLSIVQMPGGIPVATVAIGKAGAENAGLLAAQILATQFADIEMEITERRAQITKRVLETSEEL, encoded by the coding sequence ATGTCAAAGCCATTAGTTGGTATCATTATGGGAAGTACTTCTGATTGGGAAACGATGAGTCACGCATGCAGCATATTAGACGAGTTGAATGTCCCTTATGAAAAACGAGTTGTATCTGCTCATCGTACTCCAGATTTAATGTTTAGCTATGCCGAAACTGCAAAGGAGCGGGGCTTAAAAGTCATTATTGCCGGAGCAGGCGGAGCAGCCCATTTACCAGGTATGGTTGCAGCAAAAACAATTTTGCCTGTTATAGGTGTTCCTGTTCAATCAAAGGCACTTAATGGACTAGACTCACTCCTATCGATCGTTCAAATGCCTGGTGGAATTCCAGTAGCAACTGTAGCAATTGGAAAAGCGGGAGCGGAAAATGCTGGTTTATTAGCAGCACAAATACTTGCGACGCAATTTGCAGATATTGAAATGGAGATCACAGAAAGAAGAGCCCAAATTACAAAACGTGTGTTAGAAACGAGTGAAGAACTGTGA
- the purK gene encoding 5-(carboxyamino)imidazole ribonucleotide synthase gives MILPGSTIGILGGGQLGRMMALSAREMGFGVAVLEPNENSPCGQVADMEIVAAYDDLEGAKQLLNNCDVLTYEFENIDSKTANWLEENGNLPQGSKLLSITQHRGKEKKAIEEAGIKVAPYKLVNSKEDLITAVSILGLPAVLKTCRGGYDGKGQVVIKSLEDVEKSYQELACHGELVLEKWVTFEKELSVIVTRNPAGEAKTFPLAENIHQNNILHMSIVPARVATEVAVTAREVALHLANSFQLVGTLAVEMFLNIDGEIYVNEVAPRPHNSGHYTINACETSQFDQHIRAVCNWPLGNTDLLKPTVMVNILGEHLSKVIENIQQLSDCHLHLYGKAEAKTGRKMGHLTVLGNTVEEALEIVSSLQIWNEEKMEVNT, from the coding sequence ATGATCTTACCCGGTAGCACAATTGGTATTTTAGGTGGCGGCCAACTTGGAAGAATGATGGCACTGTCAGCTAGAGAAATGGGCTTTGGAGTCGCAGTGTTAGAGCCTAATGAAAATTCACCTTGTGGTCAAGTGGCAGATATGGAGATTGTCGCTGCTTATGATGACCTAGAAGGTGCAAAACAGCTTTTAAACAATTGTGATGTTCTAACATATGAGTTTGAAAATATCGACAGTAAAACCGCTAACTGGCTTGAAGAAAACGGAAACCTTCCACAAGGAAGTAAGTTGCTTTCGATTACCCAACACCGAGGCAAGGAAAAAAAAGCTATTGAAGAAGCTGGGATTAAAGTAGCTCCATACAAATTAGTGAATTCAAAAGAAGATTTAATAACAGCAGTAAGCATATTAGGTTTACCTGCAGTGTTAAAAACATGTAGAGGTGGGTACGATGGCAAAGGCCAAGTCGTAATCAAATCTCTAGAAGATGTAGAGAAAAGTTATCAAGAGTTAGCTTGTCATGGTGAATTGGTATTAGAGAAATGGGTTACTTTTGAAAAAGAACTCTCGGTAATTGTTACGAGAAATCCTGCAGGTGAAGCCAAAACGTTTCCTCTAGCTGAAAACATTCATCAAAATAACATTCTACACATGTCAATTGTTCCTGCAAGGGTTGCAACGGAGGTCGCGGTGACAGCCCGTGAAGTTGCCCTACATTTAGCAAACTCTTTTCAATTAGTAGGAACCCTTGCAGTTGAAATGTTTTTAAATATAGACGGAGAAATTTATGTCAATGAAGTTGCTCCAAGACCCCATAACTCTGGACATTATACAATTAATGCTTGTGAGACATCTCAGTTTGATCAACATATTCGAGCGGTTTGTAATTGGCCGCTTGGGAATACCGATTTACTAAAGCCTACTGTAATGGTTAATATATTAGGTGAACACTTATCCAAAGTGATTGAAAATATTCAACAGCTTTCCGATTGCCACTTACATTTGTACGGCAAAGCAGAGGCAAAAACGGGAAGAAAGATGGGTCACTTGACGGTCCTAGGAAACACAGTTGAAGAAGCACTTGAAATAGTTAGTTCACTACAAATTTGGAACGAAGAAAAAATGG